One part of the Vicia villosa cultivar HV-30 ecotype Madison, WI linkage group LG6, Vvil1.0, whole genome shotgun sequence genome encodes these proteins:
- the LOC131609432 gene encoding uncharacterized protein LOC131609432, producing the protein MKKKCTMATMEPTAAKPGSFWNLLKRLLLSGVFIIAIRFAYVISIAGESCNVGNFCFFSLPETLTIAITGNDPFSGESTPGGVRANSSISELYSSKEWLDSVHFYSSVFHDLISGGYLSTESNSLCVETPTGRDVFALREIGVRNAIGVSKKSVKPLVKSGSGERIPFGENYFDFVFSGEGSFARSAKPAVFAAEIARTLKPGGFAVFHFTKPKDSYSFNSFLDLFHCFKVVKLHVLEGFDSSLAYIHETVLKNECVNDDVAGKFDSDYYSNEKCYVPGYKKDLVRIAEPLIEKEPLKPWITLKRNIMNIKYLSSMVDISFKNRYLYVDVGARSYGSSIGSWFRKQYPKQNKTFHVYAIEADKTFHKEYGLKKGLTLIPYAAWVKNQTLSFEIHRNPGEHVEVKGRGMGRIQPLESRGKEFEGEVEKIQGFDFANWLKNTVTKNDFVVMKMDVEGTEFDLIPRLFETGAICLIDEIFLECHYNRWQRCCPGERSSKYEKTYDQCLDLFNSLRQSGILVHQWW; encoded by the coding sequence ATGAAAAAAAAGTGCACAATGGCTACCATGGAACCTACCGCAGCGAAGCCTGGCTCATTCTGGAACCTTCTGAAACGGTTACTCCTCTCCGGAGTTTTCATCATCGCCATCCGTTTCGCTTACGTCATCTCCATCGCCGGCGAGTCATGCAACGTCGGTAATTTCTGCTTCTTCTCCCTACCAGAGACTCTCACCATCGCTATTACCGGCAACGATCCTTTCTCCGGTGAGTCTACTCCCGGCGGAGTTCGCGCAAACTCATCGATATCAGAGCTTTATTCCAGCAAAGAGTGGCTCGACAGTGTTCATTTCTACTCGTCGGTTTTTCATGACCTAATATCCGGCGGTTACCTCTCAACGGAGTCGAATTCACTCTGCGTTGAAACGCCGACCGGACGCGATGTTTTTGCTCTGAGAGAAATCGGCGTCCGGAATGCTATCGGAGTCTCGAAGAAATCAGTGAAGCCGCTTGTGAAATCGGGAAGCGGCGAACGAATTCCGTTCGGTGAGAATTACTTTGATTTCGTTTTCTCCGGTGAAGGCTCGTTCGCGAGGTCGGCGAAGCCGGCTGTATTCGCAGCGGAGATTGCTCGGACGCTGAAACCGGGAGGATTCGCGGTAtttcatttcacaaaacctaaaGATAGTTATAGTTTCAATTCATTCCTTGATTTGTTTCATTGTTTCAAAGTAGTGAAATTGCATGTTTTAGAAGGGTTTGATTCTTCATTGGCTTATATACATGAAACTGTGTTGAAGAATGAGTGTGTTAATGATGATGTTGCTGGTAAATTCGATAGTGATTATTACTCGAATGAAAAGTGTTATGTTCCGGGGTATAAGAAAGATTTGGTTAGGATTGCTGAGCCATTGATTGAAAAGGAACCATTGAAGCCATGGATTACTTTGAAGAGGAATATAATGAATATAAAGTATCTatcttcaatggttgatattaGTTTCAAGAATAGGTATTTGTATGTTGATGTTGGAGCTAGAAGCTATGGCTCTAGCATAGGATCTTGGTTTAGGAAACAGTATCCGAAACAGAACAAGACGTTTCATGTGTATGCGATTGAAGCTGACAAGACTTTTCACAAGGAGTATGGGTTGAAGAAAGGGCTTACTTTAATTCCTTATGCGGCTTGGGTGAAGAACCAGACGTTAAGTTTCGAGATTCATCGTAATCCTGGGGAGCATGTTGAGGTTAAAGGAAGAGGGATGGGTAGGATTCAGCCTTTGGAGTCAAGAGGGAAGGAGTTTGAGGGGGAGGTGGAGAAGATACAGGGATTCGATTTTGCGAATTGGTTGAAGAACACTGTTACAAAGAATGATTTTGTtgtgatgaaaatggatgtagaGGGTACTGAATTTGATCTGATACCAAGGTTGTTTGAAACCGGGGCAATCTGTTTGATAGATGAGATTTTTCTCGAATGCCATTACAATAGATGGCAGAGATGTTGTCCTGGGGAGAGGAGTTCGAAGTATGAGAAAACATAtgatcaatgcttggatctcttcAATTCTCTTAGACAAAGTGGAATTCTTGTTCATCAATGGTGGTAA
- the LOC131614242 gene encoding uncharacterized mitochondrial protein AtMg00810-like translates to MADEIQALTSNKTWIITTLPPGNDIQIINKTKQILHQHFHLKDLGPLKYFLGIEVARNTTSININQRKYTPDLLSSAGLLACKPAKTPMARDTRLSATKGITMTDPTKFRRLVGQLIYLLNTRPDIAYAVQQLSQHMQTPTDIHYEAALRVLRYRKNTPAQGIFFSSKQHLQIKAFSDSDWATCPDTRRSITGYCIYLGQSLVSWKSKKQPTVSRSSTEAEYRSMATTVCEIQWITNLLQELKIPLHTPANLYCDNASSRHIASNSSFHERTKDIDLDCHLVREKLQERLFHLLPVTSLQQLADVFTKPLDTTPFLDNLSKLGLHSIYS, encoded by the exons ATGGCTGATGAAATTCAAGCTTTAACATCAAACAAAACTTGGATCATCACCACTCTGCCCCCAG GAAATGACATTCAAatcatcaacaaaacaaaacaaattctgCATCAACACTTTCACTTGAAGGACCTTGGACCATTGAAGTATTTTTTGGGCATAGAAGTTGCAAGGAACACCACAAGCATCAATATCAACCAACGAAAATACACCCCCGATTTGCTATCTTCAGCTGGTCTTCTTGCTTGTAAACCGGCTAAAACGCCCATGGCTCGAGACACAAGACTCTCAGCAACTAAAGGCATCACAATGACTGACCCAACCAAATTCAGAAGGCTCGTGGGCCAACTCATATATCTTCTCAACACGCGTCCAGATATCGCTTATGCTGTCCAGCAACTAAGCCAACATATGCAAACACCTACTGACATTCACTACGAGGCTGCCCTGCGTGTTCTTCGATATCGTAAAAATACACCTGCACAGGGCATTTTCTTTTCAAGCAAACAACACCTACAAATCAAGGCTTTCTCAGACTCGGACTGGGCAACCTGCCCCGACACTAGACGATCCATCACAGGGTATTGCATCTACTTAGGACAATCTCTAGTCTcatggaaatcaaagaaacaaccAACGGTTTCACGAAGTTCCACAGAAGCTGAATATCGATCCATGGCAACAACGGTATGTGAAATTCAGTGGATCACGAACCTTCTACAGGAGCTCAAGATACCTCTTCATACACCTGCCAACTTGTACTGCGACAATGCTTCCTCCAGACACATTGCAAGTAATTCATCCTTCCATGAACGTACAAAAGATATAGACCTCGACTGTCATTTAGTAAGGGAAAAGCTACAAGAACGCCTATTTCATCTCCTGCCGGTTACTTCACTGCAACAACTTGCAGATGTTTTCACAAAACCTTTGGACACAACGCCTTTCCTTGATAATCTCTCTAAGCTAGGTCTGCATTCTATTTACTCCTAG
- the LOC131611976 gene encoding soyasapogenol B glucuronide galactosyltransferase-like: MSISGDSKRMESQRSHNQLHVIFLPYPTPGHMIPMIDTARLFAKHGVNVTIITTHANASTFQRSIDSDFNSGYSIKTHLIHFPSAQVGLPHGVENIKDATSFEMFGKISRGLSMLQDPIELLFQDLQPDCIVTDMMLPWTVEAAAKLNIPRLYYYSSSYFSNCASHFIRKYRPHDDLVSDTQKFTIPCLPHTIEMTPLTLADWIRTKNSATGSFGAIFGPIFESEKRSYGTLYNSFHELESDYEKLNKTTIGIKSWSVGPVSTWINKDDENKSNRGDIGKEGELLNWLSSKPNESVLYVSFGSLTRLSHEQIVEIAYGLENSSHNFIWVVREKDKDEDVDGFLQSFEERMKESNKGYIIWNWAPQLLILDHPATGGIVTHCGWNSILESLSVGLPMITWPMFGEQFYNEKLLVDVLEIGVSVGSKVNKFWLSIGEDAVVRREDIAKAVEILMGSSQESKEMRIRAKKLGDAAKRTIEKGGDSYNNLVQLIDELKSLKKSKAIGEKQHLINPVHCNGDKRS, encoded by the coding sequence ATGTCTATTTCCGGTGATTCTAAAAGAATGGAGTCTCAAAGATCCCATAACCAACTTCATGTTATTTTTCTTCCATATCCAACCCCTGGACATATGATTCCAATGATAGACACTGCAAGACTATTTGCCAAACATGGTGTTAACGTTACCATTATCACCACACATGCCAATGCTTCAACCTTCCAAAGATCCATAGACAGTGACTTCAATTCAGGATACTCCATCAAAACTCACCTCATTCACTTCCCTTCAGCTCAAGTTGGTCTCCCTCATGGTGTTGAAAATATCAAAGATGCCACTTCCTTTGAAATGTTTGGTAAAATCAGTCGTGGATTATCGATGCTCCAAGATCCAATTGAGCTTCTGTTTCAAGATCTTCAACCCGATTGCATAGTCACTGATATGATGCTTCCTTGGACTGTGGAAGCAGCTGCAAAACTAAACATTCCAAGGCTTTACTATTACAGCTCAAGCTATTTCTCCAACTGTGCATCTCATTTTATCAGAAAGTATAGACCTCATGATGATTTAGTTTCTGATacacaaaaatttactattcctTGTTTGCCTCATACCATTGAGATGACACCTTTGACGCTAGCTGATTGGATTAGGACTAAGAACTCAGCAACAGGCTCTTTCGGTGCAATATTTGGTCCAATATTTGAATCGGAGAAAAGAAGCTATGGAACACTATACAATAGTTTTCATGAACTTGAAAGTGATTATGAGAAACTTAATAAAACTACAATAGGAATCAAATCTTGGAGTGTGGGGCCAGTTTCAACATGGATTAACAAAGATGATGAAAATAAATCCAATAGAGGAGACATTGGAAAAGAGGGGGAATTGTTAAATTGGCTTAGTTCTAAGCCAAATGAGTCTGTTTTGTATGTAAGTTTTGGAAGCCTTACTAGGCTTTCTCATGAACAGATTGTGGAAATAGCTTATGGACTTGAAAATTCAAGTCATAATTTCATTTGGGTTGTTAGAGAAAAGGATAAAGATGAGGATGTAGATGGTTTCTTACAAAGTTTTGAGGAAAGGATGAAAGAAAGCAACAAGGGATATATCATATGGAACTGGGCACCACAGCTTTTGATATTGGATCACCCTGCAACAGGAGGGATAGTGACTCACTGTGGTTGGAACTCAATTCTTGAAAGTTTGAGTGTTGGTTTGCCAATGATCACATGGCCTATGTTTGGTGAGCAATTTTACAATGAGAAGTTGCTTGTTGATGTTTTGGAAATTGGAGTTTCTGTTGGATCAAAAGTGAACAAGTTTTGGCTTAGCATTGGTGAAGATGCAGTGGTGAGAAGGGAAGATATTGCAAAGGCTGTTGAGATTTTGATGGGAAGTAGCCAAGAGAGCAAAGAAATGAGGATTAGAGCAAAAAAGCTTGGTGATGCTGCCAAGAGGACTATAGAGAAAGGTGGAGACTCTTACAACAACTTAGTTCAGTTGATTGATGAGCTGAAATCATTGAAAAAATCTAAAGCAATTGGTGAGAAACAACATCTAATCAATCCTGTGCACTGCAATGGTGATAAAAGAAGTTAG
- the LOC131611977 gene encoding soyasapogenol B glucuronide galactosyltransferase-like produces the protein MDSQQSHNQLHVVFLPFPSPGHMIPMIDTARLFAKHGVNVTIITTHANASTFQKTIDSDFNSGYSIKTHLIHFPSAQVGLPHGVENLKDGTSSEILGRISHGISLLQDPIEVLFRDLKPDCIVTDMMYAWTAEAAAKLNIPRIHFYSSSYFSNCAYHFIMKYRPHDGLVSDTHKFTIPGLPHTIEMTPLQIPDWLREKNPATAYFEPMFKSEEISYGTLYNSFHELESDYEKLSQTTMGIKSWSVGPVSAWANKDDEKKANRGQIEELGKEYTELLNWLNSKQNESVLYVSFGSLAMLAHAQLVEIAHGLENSGHNFIWVVRKKDGDEDRDGFLQDFEQRMKENQKGYVIWNWAPQLVILGHPATGGIVTHCGWNSILESLSVGLPMITWPMFAEQFYNEKLLVDVLKIGVPVGAKENKSWNSVSVAAVVKREEIVNAVKILMGSGEESKQMRIKAKKLGDAAKRSIEEGGDSYNNLIQLIAELKSLKKSKALGEKVD, from the coding sequence ATGGACTCTCAACAATCCCATAACCAACTTCATGTCGTTTTTCTTCCATTTCCATCTCCTGGCCATATGATTCCAATGATTGACACTGCAAGACTATTTGCCAAACATGGTGTTAATGTTACTATCATCACCACACATGCAAATGCTTCAACCTTCCAGAAAACCATAGACAGTGACTTCAATTCAGGATACTCCATCAAAACTCATCTTATTCACTTCCCTTCAGCTCAAGTTGGTCTCCCTCATGGTGTTGAAAATCTCAAAGATGGAACTTCCTCAGAAATTCTTGGTAGAATCAGCCATGGAATATCGCTGCTCCAAGATCCAATCGAGGTACTGTTTCGAGATCTTAAACCAGATTGCATAGTAACAGATATgatgtatgcttggacagcagaAGCAGCTGCAAAACTAAACATTCCAAGGATTCACTTTTACAGCTCAAGCTACTTCTCCAACTGTGCCTATCATTTTATCATGAAGTATAGACCTCACGATGGTTTAGTTTCTGATACACACAAATTTACAATTCCAGGTTTGCCTCATACCATTGAGATGACACCCCTGCAGATTCCTGATTGGTTAAGGGAGAAGAATCCCGCCACAGCCTATTTTGAACCAATGTTTAAATCTGAGGAAATAAGCTATGGGACACTATACAATAGTTTTCATGAACTTGAAAGTGATTATGAGAAACTAAGTCAAACTACAATGGGGATCAAATCATGGAGTGTAGGACCAGTTTCGGCTTGGGCTAACAAGGATGATGAAAAAAAGGCTAATAGGGGACAGATTGAGGAGCTTGGAAAAGAATATACAGAGTTGTTAAATTGGCTTAACTCAAAGCAAAATGAGTCTGTACTTTATGTAAGTTTTGGAAGTCTTGCTATGCTAGCTCATGCTCAGCTTGTAGAAATTGCTCATGGACTAGAAAATTCAGGTCATAATTTCATCTGGGTTGTGAGGAAAAAAGATGGAGATGAAGATAGAGACGGGTTTCTTCAAGATTTCGAGCAAAGGATGAAGGAAAACCAAAAGGGCTATGTGATTTGGAATTGGGCACCGCAGCTTGTCATATTAGGCCACCCTGCAACAGGAGGTATAGTGACTCATTGTGGTTGGAACTCGATTCTTGAAAGCTTGAGTGTTGGTTTGCCAATGATCACATGGCCAATGTTTGCTGAACAATTTTACAATGAGAAGTTGCTTGTTGATGTTTTGAAAATAGGAGTCCCGGTCGGAGCAAAAGAAAACAAGTCATGGAATAGTGTTAGTGTAGCGGCAGTTGTGAAAAGGGAAGAGATAGTAAATGCTGTCAAGATTTTGATGGGAAGTGGTGAAGAGAGCAAACAAATGAGGATTAAAGCAAAAAAACTTGGTGATGCTGCCAAGAGGAGTATAGAGGAGGGTGGAGACTCTTACAACAACTTGATTCAGTTGATTGCTGAGCTGAAATCATTGAAGAAATCTAAAGCACTTGGTGAGAAAGTAGATTAG